From the Helicobacter mustelae genome, the window ATTTCTTATGCTGCCAGTGATTTCTAGCTCCCTTGCTTTTTTTTGTGCAAAATTGCGATATCCCACGCCTTGGACTACGCCAGAAATTAAGATGTGTAGAGTCATTACTACTCCTTAAAATAAAGCTTTTCTATCATATCTCCTTGCTTCAGGAAAAAATAATGATCGCCTTCCAGCGCGTAGAATCGGCTATTCTTGATGAGTTTTGATATTTTTTCTCCCGAAGAAAGGCTTGTAGCTGAGTCTTGTTTGCCCCAAAAAATCACTGCCTTTTGTTCAAAATTGGCAAAATGCGGGGTGAAATCCTCATTCACGACATTTTTGAAGGTATTATACATGCCTTGGTTGAGATTTTTGGCATCCTTGCTGCGCATGAAACTTGTATTGAGGTAGAGGGACTTGCAAAGCTTTGCAAGTAGGATTTTTAGTCTGACTTTGAGGGGTTTTTTTTCCAAAATCCC encodes:
- a CDS encoding alpha/beta fold hydrolase — protein: MAQRIISYQGHDFPIAYDFIHHQSEQNIVFLHGWGSNKEIMKLAFERYFPQYNHCYIDLPGFGRSPNEQTLNTQDYAEIMQRFFHALDITPQLVFGHSFGGKVATLLPYPIILLSSAGILEKKPLKVRLKILLAKLCKSLYLNTSFMRSKDAKNLNQGMYNTFKNVVNEDFTPHFANFEQKAVIFWGKQDSATSLSSGEKISKLIKNSRFYALEGDHYFFLKQGDMIEKLYFKE